From one Gossypium hirsutum isolate 1008001.06 chromosome D08, Gossypium_hirsutum_v2.1, whole genome shotgun sequence genomic stretch:
- the LOC107939961 gene encoding uncharacterized protein → MANQSCKSFIRHLYNSNILITRQKKLYGRFMNGVLNRFQSQWSKPEGLKEVIKEKEAKDMAEIETSSRFFKYSSGDEDYVGDTKWKLELAWLTKALEPALQLCRWALPIGNEVRDDKPQYAARSVSEIISSIQKSKTVIEGWSLSDLTIGLYLIYLRQASLNPFEDVKGVKIKSVSIVQDLIYHIELAKGCYKDNAAILARTSMLRESNVLKFVKNSSVMRPGYYIGIDPRKKLVIFGIRGTHTVYDLITDIVTSSDGEVTFEGYSTHFGTAEAARWFLHHEIGTIRQCLEKYEGFRLRLVGHSLGAATASLLAIMLRKRSKKELGFSPDVVSAVGYATPPCVSKGLAETCSDFVTTIVMQDDIVPRLSAASLARLRNEILETDWMSVVEKADWKSIVDLVTNAKLVVSSVQDVARKLADYAHFKSANGSSDVAIKTEPTSVPKKVTALQKEEGAYTVPEELFVPGTVYYLKRNIDDHTGSNDNRGQEYFSLWRRHPGEHFQKIILSSNLISDHRCDSHYFALRDVLKGLPLSHEEDLFR, encoded by the exons ATGGCTAATCAATCTTGCAAAAGCTTCATACGCCATCTTT ATAATAGCAACATTTTGATTACAAGGCAGAAGAAACTTTATGGTAGATTTATGAATGGTGTACTTAATAGGTTTCAATCACAATGGTCAAAACCAGAAGGATTAAAAGaagtaattaaagaaaaagaggcaAAAGATATGGCTGAAATTGAGACCAGTTCCAGGTTTTTCAAGTATAGTTCTGGTGATGAAGATTATGTTGGTGATACCAAGTGGAAACTAGAGCTTGCTTGGCTCACAAAGGCTCTTGAACCAGCTCTGCAATTGTGTAGGTGGGCTCTGCCAATAG GAAATGAAGTAAGGGATGATAAGCCTCAATACGCTGCTCGATCGGTCTCGGAAATCATATCTAGCATTCAAAAGAGTAAGACTGTCATTGAAGGTTGGAGCTTAAGTGATCTTACTATAGGCCTATATCTTATTTACCTTCGACAGGCGTCTTTGAATCCATTTGAGGATGTTAAGGGTGTGAAGATCAAGTCAGTTTCGATC GTTCAGGATCTGATATACCACATTGAATTAGCCAAAGGATGTTATAAGGATAATGCTGCCATCCTTGCAAGGACTAGCATGCTTAGAGAAAGCAATGTTTTGAAATTCGTAAAGAATTCTAGTGTGATGAGGCCTGGATATTATATAGGAATTGATCCTCGAAAGAAACTTGTAATATTCGGAATCCGTGGAACTCATACCGTGTATGACCTTATTACTGATATTGTTACGTCAAGTGATGGAGAGGTTACATTTGAAGGCTATTCAACTCACTTTGGCACAGCTGAAGCTGCTCGATGGTTTCTTCACCATGAAATAGGAACGATAAGGCAGTGCTTGGAGAAATATGAG GGATTTAGGTTAAGGTTAGTGGGGCATTCTCTCGGAGCTGCGACAGCTTCTTTACTGGCAATAATGCTTCGTAAAAGGTCAAAAAAGGAGCTGGGGTTTAGCCCTGATGTTGTGTCTGCTGTTGGATACGCGACTCCTCCTTGTGTTTCCAAAGGACTTGCTGAAACTTGCTCCGATTTTGTTACAACCATTGTAATGCAG GATGACATCGTGCCTAGACTAAGCGCGGCATCTCTAGCACGGCTGAGGAATGAAATTCTTGAAACAGACTG GATGAGTGTGGTGGAGAAGGCAGACTGGAAAAGTATAGTAGATTTAGTTACAAATGCTAAACTGGTCGTGTCATCCGTACAAGACGTAGCTAGGAAACTTGCTGATTATGCACATTTCAAGAGTGCAAACGGATCTTCGG ACGTAGCCATAAAAACGGAACCAACGTCTGTTCCTAAGAAAGTCACTGCACTTCAAAAAGAAGAAGGTGCCTATACAGTGCCGGAGGAGTTATTTGTTCCGGGGACAGTCTACTATTTAAAGAGGAACATTGATGATCACACCGGAAGCAATGATAACAGGGGCCAAGAATATTTCAGTCTTTGGAGGAGACATCCAGGCGAGCATTTCCAGAAGATAATACTCTCAAGCAACTTAATATCGGATCATCGGTGCGATAGCCATTATTTCGCGTTACGAGATGTGCTAAAAGGTTTGCCTCTGTCCCATGAAGAAGACCTTTTCAGATAA
- the LOC107939956 gene encoding autophagy-related protein 9 isoform X3, whose product MMFWGQRAANALGMFRLRWGGESSLTTGLLGDVPPEIELSDYGRLPASPRSECPSGLLNGFFLLFVDWNGLCNAKCGMDAVESGTKPCDLAKEALHEHPLTPLTLSKAIVVGYLVLFSVYWVFCFLRFFAQLKDTLGIQHFFYNSLHITDSEIQTMPWAMILERVVRLQSSSQLCVVKDLSTHDVVMRLMRKENYLIGMLNKGVLAFPISPWVPGAGPTVKFGSGGMRHRLILTKSLEWTLNWCILQSMFDRNFCVRRDFITNPRTLKKRLIIVGLTMLLLSPFLVIFMLVYLFLRHAEQFYNHPSTASSRRWSNLSKWMFREFNEVEHLFRHRINSSVMHASEYLKQFPSPVISIIAKFISFVSGGFAAVLIIIAFVEESLLEGHIFGRNLFWYAAIFGTITAISRAAVADELLVLDPGGAMSMVVQHTHYMPKRWRGKENIETVRIEFETLYQYTGMILLEEMASIFLTPLLLLFVVPKQVDDILQFIADFTIDVEGVGHVCSFSAFDFQNHGNSKYGSPHNVPRAQRSSQGKMEKSFLSFQSSYPLWEPDAQGKQFLSNIRIFREQKLQGQGTGHTYSLDRLWRGSPPRAYRDRNGLSSREMQHNIPGSGNDSRSSWIIDAVQKNHPYLLDWYYTSRPHRVRSHRRDTTTRQFEPAEQQHVDYWGPTSLGHNEGIDEDRWLHHYDNRSQSQLEASTSAPFFHDSALQHHDANDLAHHTWSHWWDRSGLHGSQPQASFLEPPDFNHYPADCRYDNLSERSIQGQDQYLDWRDSRRLSHMSYMDDLEAGGDINLHFDGIYTTSPESPTVNLRPPGFH is encoded by the exons ATGATGTTCTGGGGGCAAAGGGCTGCAAATGCTCTTGGCATGTTTAGGTTGAGATGGGGTGGTGAATCCTCTTTGACAACAGGCTTACTAGGTGATGTGCCTCCTGAGATTGAGTTGTCTGACTATGGAAGGTTACCAGCTAGTCCTCGTAGCGAATGCCCTTCGGGGCTTCTCAATG GGTTTTTCTTATTGTTTGTTGATTGGAATGGTCTCTGCAATGCAAAATGTGGGATGGATGCGGTTGAGTCTGGAACTAAACCGTGTGATCTTGCTAAGGAAGCACTTCATGAGCACCCATTAACTCCCTTAACACTTTCAAAAGCTATTGTTGTTGGATATTTGGTGCTTTTTTCCGTCTATTGGGTATTCTGTTTTTTGAGGTTTTTTGCACAATTAAAGGATACTCTTGGTATACAACATTTCTTTTATAACAG tCTCCATATTACCGACAGTGAGATTCAGACCATGCCTTGGGCAATGATACTTGAAAGGGTTGTCCGATTACAAAGTTCTTCACAACTCTGTGTGGTCAAGGATCTTTCTACTCATGATGTGGTTATGCGATTGATGCGGAAGGAGAACTATTTGATTGGAATGCTTAATAAAGGAGTGCTTGCTTTTCCTATTTCACCTTGGGTTCCAGGTGCTGGTCCAACTGTCAAATTTGGCTCTGGTGGAATGCGACATCGTCTGATCCTGACAAAGTCACTTGAATGGACCTTAAATTGGTGTATATTGCAAAGCATGTTTGACCG AAACTTTTGTGTTAGAAGGGACTTCATTACTAATCCTAGAACATTGAAGAAGAGGCTTATAATTGTTGGGCTTACTATGCTTCTACTCTCTCCATTTCTCGTCATATTCATGCTGGTTTATCTCTTCTTAAGGCATGCTGAGCAATTCTATAATCATCCAAGTACAGCTTCTTCTCGAAGATGGTCTAATTTGTCAAAATGGATGTTTAGGGAATTCAACGAG GTTGAACATTTATTTAGGCATCGGATTAATAGCAGTGTAATGCATGCTTCCGAGTACCTAAAGCAATTTCCCTCACCAGTTATTTCCATTATCGCAAAATTTATCTCATTTGTATCTGGCGGCTTTGCTGCTGTCTTGATCATCATTGCCTTTGTGGAAGAATCTTTGCTAGAGGGCCAT aTATTTGGTCGGAACTTGTTTTGGTATGCAGCTATTTTTGGAACCATAACAGCAATTAGCCGGGCTGCTGTTGCAGATGAACTTCTGGTCCTTGATCCAGGAGGAGCAATGTCTATGGTGGTACAGCATACACATTATATGCCGAAGAGATGGCGTGGTAAAGAAAACATCGAAACAGTCCGGATAGAGTTTGAAACTCTATATCAG TACACTGGAATGATATTGCTAGAGGAGATGGCCTCGATTTTCCTCACTCCATTGTTGCTTCTATTTGTTGTCCCAAAG CAGGTGGATGACATTTTACAGTTCATCGCCGATTTTACCATAGATGTTGAAGGTGTCGGTCACGTTTGCAG TTTTAGTGCCTTTGATTTCCAAAACCACGGCAATAGCAAATATGGGTCTCCACACAATGTGCCTCGTGCACAAAGGAGTTCCCAAGGGAAAATGGAGAAGTCATTCTTGAG TTTCCAGAGTAGCTATCCTTTGTGGGAACCGGATGCTCAGGGTAAGCAGTTCCTGTCAAATATTAGAATTTTCAGGGAGCAAAAGTTGCAAGGGCAAGGAACTGGACACACATATTCTCTGGATAGATTGTGGCGTGGTAGCCCACCAAGAGCTTACAGAGATAGAAACGGCCTTTCATCAAGAGAAATGCAACACAATATTCCGGGCTCCGGCAATGATTCGAGGTCTTCATGGATAATTGACGCTGTTCAAAAGAATCACCCATATCTTCTCGATTGGTATTATACCTCTCGACCTCACCGTGTGAGAAGTCATAGGAGAGACACCACAACAAGGCAATTTGAACCGGCCGAGCAACAGCACGTGGATTATTGGGGGCCAACTAGCCTAGGACATAATGAAGGAATAGATGAAGATCGCTGGCTACACCACTATGACAATCGGTCGCAGTCGCAACTTGAAGCTTCGACATCAGCTCCTTTCTTCCATGACAGTGCACTTCAGCATCATGATGCAAATGACTTGGCACACCATACATGGAGCCATTGGTGGGACCGAAGTGGCTTACACGGTTCACAGCCCCAAGCAAGTTTTCTTGAGCCTCCTGATTTCAACCACTATCCTGCAGACTGTCGGTATGATAACTTATCCGAGAGAAGCATACAAGGGCAAGATCAATACCTTGATTGGCGGGATTCTCGGAGGTTATCCCATATGTCTTACATGGATGATCTTGAAGCTGGAGGGGACATAAATCTTCATTTTGACGGTATCTATACCACATCTCCCGAATCTCCCACCGTAAATTTAAGACCCCCGGGCTTCCATTAA
- the LOC107939956 gene encoding autophagy-related protein 9 isoform X1, with protein sequence MMFWGQRAANALGMFRLRWGGESSLTTGLLGDVPPEIELSDYGRLPASPRSECPSGLLNGESLNVEPIADLDLFFERLYSYYCEKGLWCIIIKWIVELLSVCFTICFSGFFLLFVDWNGLCNAKCGMDAVESGTKPCDLAKEALHEHPLTPLTLSKAIVVGYLVLFSVYWVFCFLRFFAQLKDTLGIQHFFYNSLHITDSEIQTMPWAMILERVVRLQSSSQLCVVKDLSTHDVVMRLMRKENYLIGMLNKGVLAFPISPWVPGAGPTVKFGSGGMRHRLILTKSLEWTLNWCILQSMFDRNFCVRRDFITNPRTLKKRLIIVGLTMLLLSPFLVIFMLVYLFLRHAEQFYNHPSTASSRRWSNLSKWMFREFNEVEHLFRHRINSSVMHASEYLKQFPSPVISIIAKFISFVSGGFAAVLIIIAFVEESLLEGHIFGRNLFWYAAIFGTITAISRAAVADELLVLDPGGAMSMVVQHTHYMPKRWRGKENIETVRIEFETLYQYTGMILLEEMASIFLTPLLLLFVVPKQVDDILQFIADFTIDVEGVGHVCSFSAFDFQNHGNSKYGSPHNVPRAQRSSQGKMEKSFLSFQSSYPLWEPDAQGKQFLSNIRIFREQKLQGQGTGHTYSLDRLWRGSPPRAYRDRNGLSSREMQHNIPGSGNDSRSSWIIDAVQKNHPYLLDWYYTSRPHRVRSHRRDTTTRQFEPAEQQHVDYWGPTSLGHNEGIDEDRWLHHYDNRSQSQLEASTSAPFFHDSALQHHDANDLAHHTWSHWWDRSGLHGSQPQASFLEPPDFNHYPADCRYDNLSERSIQGQDQYLDWRDSRRLSHMSYMDDLEAGGDINLHFDGIYTTSPESPTVNLRPPGFH encoded by the exons ATGATGTTCTGGGGGCAAAGGGCTGCAAATGCTCTTGGCATGTTTAGGTTGAGATGGGGTGGTGAATCCTCTTTGACAACAGGCTTACTAGGTGATGTGCCTCCTGAGATTGAGTTGTCTGACTATGGAAGGTTACCAGCTAGTCCTCGTAGCGAATGCCCTTCGGGGCTTCTCAATGGTGAGAGTCTAAATGTGGAACCGATTGCTGACTTGGACTTGTTTTTCGAGCGGCTCTATAGCTACTATTGTGAAAAGGGGCTTTGGTGCATAATTATAAAATGGATAGTTGAACTTCTGAGTGTGTGCTTTACCATATGTTTCTCAGGGTTTTTCTTATTGTTTGTTGATTGGAATGGTCTCTGCAATGCAAAATGTGGGATGGATGCGGTTGAGTCTGGAACTAAACCGTGTGATCTTGCTAAGGAAGCACTTCATGAGCACCCATTAACTCCCTTAACACTTTCAAAAGCTATTGTTGTTGGATATTTGGTGCTTTTTTCCGTCTATTGGGTATTCTGTTTTTTGAGGTTTTTTGCACAATTAAAGGATACTCTTGGTATACAACATTTCTTTTATAACAG tCTCCATATTACCGACAGTGAGATTCAGACCATGCCTTGGGCAATGATACTTGAAAGGGTTGTCCGATTACAAAGTTCTTCACAACTCTGTGTGGTCAAGGATCTTTCTACTCATGATGTGGTTATGCGATTGATGCGGAAGGAGAACTATTTGATTGGAATGCTTAATAAAGGAGTGCTTGCTTTTCCTATTTCACCTTGGGTTCCAGGTGCTGGTCCAACTGTCAAATTTGGCTCTGGTGGAATGCGACATCGTCTGATCCTGACAAAGTCACTTGAATGGACCTTAAATTGGTGTATATTGCAAAGCATGTTTGACCG AAACTTTTGTGTTAGAAGGGACTTCATTACTAATCCTAGAACATTGAAGAAGAGGCTTATAATTGTTGGGCTTACTATGCTTCTACTCTCTCCATTTCTCGTCATATTCATGCTGGTTTATCTCTTCTTAAGGCATGCTGAGCAATTCTATAATCATCCAAGTACAGCTTCTTCTCGAAGATGGTCTAATTTGTCAAAATGGATGTTTAGGGAATTCAACGAG GTTGAACATTTATTTAGGCATCGGATTAATAGCAGTGTAATGCATGCTTCCGAGTACCTAAAGCAATTTCCCTCACCAGTTATTTCCATTATCGCAAAATTTATCTCATTTGTATCTGGCGGCTTTGCTGCTGTCTTGATCATCATTGCCTTTGTGGAAGAATCTTTGCTAGAGGGCCAT aTATTTGGTCGGAACTTGTTTTGGTATGCAGCTATTTTTGGAACCATAACAGCAATTAGCCGGGCTGCTGTTGCAGATGAACTTCTGGTCCTTGATCCAGGAGGAGCAATGTCTATGGTGGTACAGCATACACATTATATGCCGAAGAGATGGCGTGGTAAAGAAAACATCGAAACAGTCCGGATAGAGTTTGAAACTCTATATCAG TACACTGGAATGATATTGCTAGAGGAGATGGCCTCGATTTTCCTCACTCCATTGTTGCTTCTATTTGTTGTCCCAAAG CAGGTGGATGACATTTTACAGTTCATCGCCGATTTTACCATAGATGTTGAAGGTGTCGGTCACGTTTGCAG TTTTAGTGCCTTTGATTTCCAAAACCACGGCAATAGCAAATATGGGTCTCCACACAATGTGCCTCGTGCACAAAGGAGTTCCCAAGGGAAAATGGAGAAGTCATTCTTGAG TTTCCAGAGTAGCTATCCTTTGTGGGAACCGGATGCTCAGGGTAAGCAGTTCCTGTCAAATATTAGAATTTTCAGGGAGCAAAAGTTGCAAGGGCAAGGAACTGGACACACATATTCTCTGGATAGATTGTGGCGTGGTAGCCCACCAAGAGCTTACAGAGATAGAAACGGCCTTTCATCAAGAGAAATGCAACACAATATTCCGGGCTCCGGCAATGATTCGAGGTCTTCATGGATAATTGACGCTGTTCAAAAGAATCACCCATATCTTCTCGATTGGTATTATACCTCTCGACCTCACCGTGTGAGAAGTCATAGGAGAGACACCACAACAAGGCAATTTGAACCGGCCGAGCAACAGCACGTGGATTATTGGGGGCCAACTAGCCTAGGACATAATGAAGGAATAGATGAAGATCGCTGGCTACACCACTATGACAATCGGTCGCAGTCGCAACTTGAAGCTTCGACATCAGCTCCTTTCTTCCATGACAGTGCACTTCAGCATCATGATGCAAATGACTTGGCACACCATACATGGAGCCATTGGTGGGACCGAAGTGGCTTACACGGTTCACAGCCCCAAGCAAGTTTTCTTGAGCCTCCTGATTTCAACCACTATCCTGCAGACTGTCGGTATGATAACTTATCCGAGAGAAGCATACAAGGGCAAGATCAATACCTTGATTGGCGGGATTCTCGGAGGTTATCCCATATGTCTTACATGGATGATCTTGAAGCTGGAGGGGACATAAATCTTCATTTTGACGGTATCTATACCACATCTCCCGAATCTCCCACCGTAAATTTAAGACCCCCGGGCTTCCATTAA
- the LOC107939956 gene encoding autophagy-related protein 9 isoform X2: MMFWGQRAANALGMFRLRWGGESSLTTGLLGDVPPEIELSDYGRLPASPRSECPSGLLNGESLNVEPIADLDLFFERLYSYYCEKGLWCIIIKWIVELLSVCFTICFSGFFLLFVDWNGLCNAKCGMDAVESGTKPCDLAKEALHEHPLTPLTLSKAIVVGYLVLFSVYWVFCFLRFFAQLKDTLGIQHFFYNSLHITDSEIQTMPWAMILERVVRLQSSSQLCVVKDLSTHDVVMRLMRKENYLIGMLNKGVLAFPISPWVPGAGPTVKFGSGGMRHRLILTKSLEWTLNWCILQSMFDRNFCVRRDFITNPRTLKKRLIIVGLTMLLLSPFLVIFMLVYLFLRHAEQFYNHPSTASSRRWSNLSKWMFREFNEVEHLFRHRINSSVMHASEYLKQFPSPVISIIAKFISFVSGGFAAVLIIIAFVEESLLEGHIFGRNLFWYAAIFGTITAISRAAVADELLVLDPGGAMSMVVQHTHYMPKRWRGKENIETVRIEFETLYQYTGMILLEEMASIFLTPLLLLFVVPKVDDILQFIADFTIDVEGVGHVCSFSAFDFQNHGNSKYGSPHNVPRAQRSSQGKMEKSFLSFQSSYPLWEPDAQGKQFLSNIRIFREQKLQGQGTGHTYSLDRLWRGSPPRAYRDRNGLSSREMQHNIPGSGNDSRSSWIIDAVQKNHPYLLDWYYTSRPHRVRSHRRDTTTRQFEPAEQQHVDYWGPTSLGHNEGIDEDRWLHHYDNRSQSQLEASTSAPFFHDSALQHHDANDLAHHTWSHWWDRSGLHGSQPQASFLEPPDFNHYPADCRYDNLSERSIQGQDQYLDWRDSRRLSHMSYMDDLEAGGDINLHFDGIYTTSPESPTVNLRPPGFH; encoded by the exons ATGATGTTCTGGGGGCAAAGGGCTGCAAATGCTCTTGGCATGTTTAGGTTGAGATGGGGTGGTGAATCCTCTTTGACAACAGGCTTACTAGGTGATGTGCCTCCTGAGATTGAGTTGTCTGACTATGGAAGGTTACCAGCTAGTCCTCGTAGCGAATGCCCTTCGGGGCTTCTCAATGGTGAGAGTCTAAATGTGGAACCGATTGCTGACTTGGACTTGTTTTTCGAGCGGCTCTATAGCTACTATTGTGAAAAGGGGCTTTGGTGCATAATTATAAAATGGATAGTTGAACTTCTGAGTGTGTGCTTTACCATATGTTTCTCAGGGTTTTTCTTATTGTTTGTTGATTGGAATGGTCTCTGCAATGCAAAATGTGGGATGGATGCGGTTGAGTCTGGAACTAAACCGTGTGATCTTGCTAAGGAAGCACTTCATGAGCACCCATTAACTCCCTTAACACTTTCAAAAGCTATTGTTGTTGGATATTTGGTGCTTTTTTCCGTCTATTGGGTATTCTGTTTTTTGAGGTTTTTTGCACAATTAAAGGATACTCTTGGTATACAACATTTCTTTTATAACAG tCTCCATATTACCGACAGTGAGATTCAGACCATGCCTTGGGCAATGATACTTGAAAGGGTTGTCCGATTACAAAGTTCTTCACAACTCTGTGTGGTCAAGGATCTTTCTACTCATGATGTGGTTATGCGATTGATGCGGAAGGAGAACTATTTGATTGGAATGCTTAATAAAGGAGTGCTTGCTTTTCCTATTTCACCTTGGGTTCCAGGTGCTGGTCCAACTGTCAAATTTGGCTCTGGTGGAATGCGACATCGTCTGATCCTGACAAAGTCACTTGAATGGACCTTAAATTGGTGTATATTGCAAAGCATGTTTGACCG AAACTTTTGTGTTAGAAGGGACTTCATTACTAATCCTAGAACATTGAAGAAGAGGCTTATAATTGTTGGGCTTACTATGCTTCTACTCTCTCCATTTCTCGTCATATTCATGCTGGTTTATCTCTTCTTAAGGCATGCTGAGCAATTCTATAATCATCCAAGTACAGCTTCTTCTCGAAGATGGTCTAATTTGTCAAAATGGATGTTTAGGGAATTCAACGAG GTTGAACATTTATTTAGGCATCGGATTAATAGCAGTGTAATGCATGCTTCCGAGTACCTAAAGCAATTTCCCTCACCAGTTATTTCCATTATCGCAAAATTTATCTCATTTGTATCTGGCGGCTTTGCTGCTGTCTTGATCATCATTGCCTTTGTGGAAGAATCTTTGCTAGAGGGCCAT aTATTTGGTCGGAACTTGTTTTGGTATGCAGCTATTTTTGGAACCATAACAGCAATTAGCCGGGCTGCTGTTGCAGATGAACTTCTGGTCCTTGATCCAGGAGGAGCAATGTCTATGGTGGTACAGCATACACATTATATGCCGAAGAGATGGCGTGGTAAAGAAAACATCGAAACAGTCCGGATAGAGTTTGAAACTCTATATCAG TACACTGGAATGATATTGCTAGAGGAGATGGCCTCGATTTTCCTCACTCCATTGTTGCTTCTATTTGTTGTCCCAAAG GTGGATGACATTTTACAGTTCATCGCCGATTTTACCATAGATGTTGAAGGTGTCGGTCACGTTTGCAG TTTTAGTGCCTTTGATTTCCAAAACCACGGCAATAGCAAATATGGGTCTCCACACAATGTGCCTCGTGCACAAAGGAGTTCCCAAGGGAAAATGGAGAAGTCATTCTTGAG TTTCCAGAGTAGCTATCCTTTGTGGGAACCGGATGCTCAGGGTAAGCAGTTCCTGTCAAATATTAGAATTTTCAGGGAGCAAAAGTTGCAAGGGCAAGGAACTGGACACACATATTCTCTGGATAGATTGTGGCGTGGTAGCCCACCAAGAGCTTACAGAGATAGAAACGGCCTTTCATCAAGAGAAATGCAACACAATATTCCGGGCTCCGGCAATGATTCGAGGTCTTCATGGATAATTGACGCTGTTCAAAAGAATCACCCATATCTTCTCGATTGGTATTATACCTCTCGACCTCACCGTGTGAGAAGTCATAGGAGAGACACCACAACAAGGCAATTTGAACCGGCCGAGCAACAGCACGTGGATTATTGGGGGCCAACTAGCCTAGGACATAATGAAGGAATAGATGAAGATCGCTGGCTACACCACTATGACAATCGGTCGCAGTCGCAACTTGAAGCTTCGACATCAGCTCCTTTCTTCCATGACAGTGCACTTCAGCATCATGATGCAAATGACTTGGCACACCATACATGGAGCCATTGGTGGGACCGAAGTGGCTTACACGGTTCACAGCCCCAAGCAAGTTTTCTTGAGCCTCCTGATTTCAACCACTATCCTGCAGACTGTCGGTATGATAACTTATCCGAGAGAAGCATACAAGGGCAAGATCAATACCTTGATTGGCGGGATTCTCGGAGGTTATCCCATATGTCTTACATGGATGATCTTGAAGCTGGAGGGGACATAAATCTTCATTTTGACGGTATCTATACCACATCTCCCGAATCTCCCACCGTAAATTTAAGACCCCCGGGCTTCCATTAA
- the LOC121219931 gene encoding hyoscyamine 6-dioxygenase produces MEKLVSSWFSNKTLPQSYIFPPEARPGNHVIPRCNTIPVVDLSKALAHDRIVIVQQILKASQEFGFFQVVNHGVPENLVTDTMNVFKEFFELPAEDKAGIYSEDLKRPCRLYTSSSNYDHENVHLWRDNLRHPCHPLEDCIKIWPLKPTRYREIVATYSIEAKKLGLRILELLSEGLGLGSGFFGDKLSESLLLSVNHYPPCPDPSLTLGVSRHCDPNLLTILHQGDVYGLQVFKDGEWIGVEPLHNAFVVNIGHQLQIISNNKLKSAEHRAVTNSRVARTTVAFFINPSDDCVIEPDKSLIDTDESPAYKPFQFKEFLLNYSSLMGNPEKCLEPFELHA; encoded by the exons ATGGAGAAGCTTGTTTCAAGCTGGTTCAGTAATAAAACCTTGCCCCAGTCTTACATATTTCCCCCTGAAGCAAGGCCTGGGAACCATGTCATTCCTAGATGCAATACCATTCCGGTAGTTGACCTCAGCAAGGCGTTGGCTCATGACCGAATTGTCATAGTTCAACAGATTCTGAAAGCTAGCCAAGAGTTCGGATTTTTCCAG GTTGTTAACCATGGAGTTCCAGAAAACCTGGTTACTGACACCATGAATGTCTTCAAGGAGTTCTTCGAGTTGCCTGCTGAGGACAAGGCCGGAATCTACTCTGAGGATCTGAAAAGGCCTTGCAGGCTTTACACAAGCAGTTCAAACTATGATCACGAAAATGTTCACCTTTGGCGTGACAATCTGAGACACCCTTGTCATCCTTTAGAAGATTGTATCAAAATTTGGCCTCTAAAGCCTACTAGATATAG GGAAATTGTGGCTACATACTCGATTGAGGCAAAGAAACTAGGTCTAAGGATCCTGGAGTTGCTTTCTGAAGGCTTGGGGCTTGGTTCAGGGTTCTTTGGGGATAAACTAAGTGAATCGTTGTTACTATCAGTGAACCATTACCCGCCATGCCCGGATCCAAGCTTGACCCTTGGAGTATCTAGACATTGTGACCCTAACCTTTTAACTATTCTACATCAGGGAGATGTATATGGACTTCAAGTCTTCAAGGATGGGGAATGGATTGGTGTGGAGCCTTTGCATAATGCATTTGTGGTTAACATAGGTCATCAGTTGCAG ATTATCAGTAACAACAAGCTGAAGAGTGCTGAGCATCGGGCAGTGACGAACTCGAGAGTTGCTCGAACGACAGTGGCCTTTTTTATTAACCCATCTGATGATTGCGTTATAGAGCCTGATAAATCTCTTATTGACACCGATGAGTCTCCGGCTTACAAGCCTTTCCAGTTCAAAGAGTTTCTGCTTAACTACTCATCCTTGATGGGGAACCCTGAAAAATGCCTGGAACCCTTTGAACTACATGCTTGA